atttgaatacattctGAAAAATGTAGCAAGTAATCAGAATATTCCCATAAACAAACAATTCTCACAACGTGTAAACATGAATATATGGTACATAACGCATTTAACCGTGTCAAAATAATAGGTAGTGTCCTGTTCTAAATGCACTCTGAAGACTAAAGAGTCTAAATCAGAAAATTAatagtaaaagaaaaagaaaatgcaaatacTACAGTAAGTCTTTTTCATGAATCTAATTCTTTGTCAACCTTGAATCAAGATAATAGGCGTATCAGGACCAAATCCCAGACTTTTCTCGTTTTCGACGTACAATGGCAGCCACATCCTGTTTGAGAGTGGTGACGCACTGTTCCAGCTGTTCAAAGAAGTCCTTCAGGAGGTACGTATGTTCATCCACAAACAGTCTGAGACCCAGCAGGTCTGATTCCTCCTATGGAGACAAACACATTTATTACAGTCAAAGCTTGTACAACCAAAAAGACTTCCACATCTGAACACAGAGGCATGACTCATAGATTGAGACTTGCCTACTTACACTGGGTTTGTGTCTGCGCAGCCGCTGAAGTTGCCCCCTAACAGAGGTCATGCTGTGGTAGAACACTTTTAAGGCTTTGGCAAACTCGGCATCACAGCTGGGCCTCAGACTGCCTCTGCGTTCCTGCCGACTGCGGTTATTCTCCACACCTGCGGCAGAAATGAGGAAGAATAACACAATGTGCATGTTAGGTAATATAGTGGCCCACTTGTGGAAGAAATCCTGAGCTGTTGTgtgaatatatttgtgtttttgcatGTTTCATGATTGTTATTTTAACATTAACTGCATAAGGTATTGGAAGGACcttatgatttctgtgatgcaaaacaTAATTGTGGAAtcctttcataaaaaaaaggatttacaaTATAGTATGGTCcagaatgtcatggaatttggcaAATTTCATACATATCATACACATTTCAAAGTCTTCATGACAACCTGTCAATATAAAATTTTGGTTTAACCGGAAATTATGACAGATGTGTATGTACTTAACAGTAAATGTTCTTTTTAAAGTAGTgacagtagtaataataataaactttttttaaggaatatcacATTTTTTCTTTCCTGTTTTAAAATATTCAGTAATCTTCTgttgagaactttttttttttttttgccaagcaatacaattaattgttaaattttaattcgatcatattttaaaatattatttaaatgtatgccGTTATTTGATTACCAGTGTTTTCGTGAATTAATTGTACTAAATCATGAACCCAGAAAAATCAAAGCATACAACATTGAACTTCTGGaaaaaagaatattaataaattgtataggGCCCTATAattgtataaatgtaattaaatgattaaataaatattattttatatattcaattgattatacatattttttttttttttaatttaattaaatgatttaaacagaaTACAGAAAAATTAAGACAGACAACAAAGAAGTTGAAATAAATTAATGGAATTTGGGAAAACATAAAActaatttcatagggccctaaaaatgtcatattaatgttaaacttTTAATCAGTTGTGAAATTAGGTTTGATTATTTCAATTAatcagacatgctttttgattaatacagaaCCCATAGCAGTTAAAAAATGGAAACACAATAACTAGGTTTCTGATCCCGAATGAGTCCTCAGTATCTTGACAGAGCAATAATGTCCCGCGTGCATTAACCGAAACTAGTCACCATTTCTGGCTGAGTTGAGTTGCTCTCTCAGagcactgttttctttctttagtgCTGCGTTAGAATTTCTCAGCTGTTCCAAGTCCTGATGAAGGGCTCGGAGAGATGAGCTGAGGTCAGAGCCTCCAGTTTCTGCAGTctaaacaaacataaatacacatgcaACTCTAATAGGTTTTGTAGACTGGCTCATGCAAAGCATTTTGTGTGTTAACAAACAtaatgaacatttatttgaaacataataTACATGGTCTGTTTAATTATGATATGCATATACCAATTGTTCTGATGCATTAATCTTGTCAATAATTATGCTGTCCTCTTGAGTCATCTTCACTCCATCCATGCTGGAGACTAATTCAGAACATCCTTctacaaacacaaacatgtttaCTGGAGAAGGTCAAAAATGCATTGAAGGCAAATGGTTTTGATTTAATCTTGTACTACAGCTTCTCTGTATTTTCTGTCATCAAATTACTTTATTACTTCAATCTCATAGActactttcaaaagtttggggtaagatttttcttttaaattacctATTAAACTGATCAGACTGATTAAATTATCAggaagtatatttataatgctacaagctcattcaaatacatgctgttcttttgaactttctaatccttaaagaatcctgaaaaaatgtagcaCACAAACGCTAAGCTCCACAAGTGTTTTCACAGTCATAATGTGAGACACCCAAGACTGGAGTAAAgtcagctgaaaattcagctttgctattgcagaaataaattactttttataataaggtgaaacagaaaacagttaatttaaattataataatattttgcaatattactgcCTTTGTGAGACTTCATTTAATAGCATAAAAATCTTTCCAACccctaaacatttgaacagtagtgtaatatTTCTTGCATCAGAGACATTTACCCTGCAGGCCCCACAGCTCCAGCACCAGGGCATTGGTCTGGAGGAAGTTGAGCAGTTCCTGAGAGGTTCTCAGAGCAGTGAACTGAATTCTGTGATCCAAGAGCGGGTTCACGTTGTGCCACACCGCTGGAGTGTAGAGAGGCTGTGGGCAGTCAAACACCTGAAACCTGTCAAACAGAGATCAGACCTTCAGTTGAACTTCAGTCTCTAGGCTattcattttagtttattatttattcatttattcttgtaaaattacaagaaaatgaatgcttatatattttagaatggcATGGACCATAACATGAACAAAACACCAAAAAACTGTACATAAAGCACGTAGAAGCGTATACAAGCCAACTTCAGAAGTATCTGGATTTCAGGATTTTGGACATATtataagatgatgatgatgatgatgatgatgatgcatccTGCAGAACACCGAGCTCTTTCTTGAGctcaaataatatttcatttcaaatcTCAACAGGGATGCAAATCATCAGACACAGTGTTactgtaaactaaaaaaaataataataatgattcaatggaaataaagctgaaattaagtcaaatataaatattagatgaaaatcttaaactaaaagaaaattttgaaataagctcaagtactaaaattactaaaagaaataatactaaaacttaaattaaaaataaatagcagcaaactaataaaaataaaaatcacaacaaatttttaaaaagaaacaaattaaaattaaaagctttaacactacataacactaaaataacaatgaCATCAGACAATTTATATACTGCAGTTAGTCTGAATCTGAAAAACTATTTTGGTTGATAGTTAATCTTATGATAACTAatagtattatttttaattaatcttacATGAATTAAGTaatcttttataaataaatgaatctttcataatctttcaaaaatgtattttaggacATGCATAAGTATAATTTCTAATTtaaaacgtttttcattaataaaattaaatacatcagtgcaaattttccacaccacaatcagtcaagctcatatcaccagcaaacatacactcatttacatccttctcttcactttctgagacagaagtctcaaaactcatcctttctaatcaccctactacttgcccgcttgatcctattccatctcatctccttctagccatttctcctgcagttgtaactgcactcactcacatcatcaacacatccctccacactggtgtttttccctcatcatttagttATATGTTCCCAGGCacatataactccactacttaaaaaacccaacctcaatccatctcttttagagaactacagaccagtttcccttcttcctttcattgcaaaaacacttgaacgagctgtgttcaaccaagtctctacatttctcacacacaacaacctccttgacagcaaccaatctggcttcagaagtggacattcaactgagactgccttgctctcagttgttaaaGCTTTAAGACTAGCAAGAGTGGAATCCAAATCtccagtacttatcctgcttgatctgtccgctgcttttgacatggttaatcaccagatcctcctatcaaccctactggcaaaaggcatctcaggaaccacacttcaatagtttgagtcttacctatcagataggtccttcaaagtatcttggaggtgaggtgtccaagtcacaacatctcactactggggtgcctcagggctcagttcttggaccacttcttttctctgtctacatggcatcattaggttctgtcattcagaaacatggcttttcataccactgctatgctgatgacactcaactctacctctcattccatcctgatgatccgatggtagctactcgcatctcagcttgtctatcAGACATTTCTTGATgaatgatggaccatcaccttcaactcaaccttgccaagacagaactgcttgtgattccagcaaacccattgtttcatcacaatttcaccatcaagttaggcacatcaaccataccgtattttccggactataggtcgctctttaaaattaatttgacatgaaccaagagaaattaaccaatagaaaacattaccgtctacagccgccagagggcgctctatgctgctcactgctcctgtagcctacactgaaaacatagagcgccctctcgcgactgtagacggtaatgttttctcttggttcttggttctaaataaatgcgacttatagtccagtgcgacttgtatatgtttttccccctcgtcatgacgtatttttggactgatgcgacttatacttgggtgcgacttatagtccgaaaaatacagtaactCATTCAAAAACTCATAATCTCATTCACTCattctgactttctcagaccacattgctaaaactgtccgatccagcagatttgctttattcaacatcaagaagatcaagccctttctttcgaaacatgctgcacaactccttgttcaagctcttgttctgtccaggctggactattgcaatgctctcttggcaggtcttccagccagttctatcaaatctttacaattaatccagaatgcggcagcaagattaatttttaatgagccaaaaagaatacacgtcacacctctgtttatcaatttgcactggcttccaatagctgctcgcataaaattcaaggcattgatgtttgcctacaaaactaccactggctctgcacccatttacctaaatttgttgcttcagacttatgtgccctctagaaacttgcattctgcaagtgaacgtcgcttgattgtgccatcccaaagaagcacaaagtcacatttacggacttttaaattaaatgttccctcctgatgGAATGACCTCCGCAACTCAATCCGaccagtccttagccatcttcaagaatcggcttaaaacacatctcttccatttttatttgaccctcaactttaacactcactattctaattctattctttaaaaaaaaatctaactacctttctaatctttttgtattttactttcttttcatttattatgcaattgtgtgtgtatgtgtgtgtatatgtatgtgtgtgtgtgtgtaaacactaacactagcttgctcttttatttttttattctatctgttttgtttttatttattatatcatttaaaagcccatgctacgtgtactgtgttaacctaactgagacttgttatagcacttatattgcattgctctttttcttttttttattgcttccactgtcctcatttgtaagtcgctttggataaaagcgtctgctaaatgaataaatgtaaatgtaaaacacaaCTAAGCTTTCATTAGATCCATTAAAATCCAACAAATTCATACTGCCATCACTGATTCAAACTAACCCGATTTGCACGCCTCGGTTCCGGACCTCTTTAACCCAGCGTAGACCACAGCACTGATCCAAAACCAGCTGGAAGTCCAGTCGTTTCCCAAGCAGCTCTGACGGGTCAATAAGGATGTCGTCTTCTCCCAGGGGCCTGGGAGAAGATGTTTAAATATCATAGCACTACTAATATTTAATTtgcacatttaaacatttaactgCAGAAATGTAACCCACAATCCTGTTGGGCTGCAGGGCACCAGTTGTGTCTGCAGTATGGCCTCCTCTGTTCCTTCCGGACCCACCAATTCCACCTGCTCCTCAAGAGGGATGCGGAATGCCAGAGACTGCAGCCACAGGTGAGCGCTCCCCAGGTGCAAGGGCTCCAGAGGATCCCAGAACGGATCTCTGTCCCTGGGAAGAGGAGCTCGGTCTGCCCCCTCTCCTCCTACCACCTGCTGCTGGTACACCTCCTCCATCAGAAACTTACGGTTGACAAATTTGGCTTTGGACCACATCCATACCTAACAAGacaaaaatcatgaaaatttAGATCATAAAAGAGCTTGTGTTTTTTATTCAATTCTGAAAGGCACAGGAGCAAAAAATGCCTGTTTAGAGAGGGTGGAAAATAggcatgtaaaattaaattatgacTGCTTTtagtgcaaaacaaaaaaaaacttgttaagTACTATAAAAGAGAACTTTaggagaaataaaatgaaatgctacaaaattgggttttttttttcaaacctgtaagagtttctttcttctgttgaacaaaaaagTTGCTGGCAACCTGACTTCCATAgcatttttttccatattatggaagtcaatggctaccagcaactttttggttaccaatatccttcaaaatatcttcttttgtgttcaatagaagaaagaaactcttacaggcttggaacaacatttttcaattttcattttggggtaaactatgcTTTTAATATCGGGAGAGCCGGGATGTTTTTGAGCCTGATGAGGGATAATATAACATCAATGCCCTCGTGCTTCGGCTCTACATCTGATGCTGTAATTGCATTAGTCTCTTATTCAATTACACTGTTCCATGTTTTCAAAAACATCTAATTATATCTTTGAAGACCACATCAGCTGACATCTGCGTCAAACACTGGTTAGCAGTCAAGATTTCGGCACATTCCTTTTTGAAGGCCTACTTTCTTTTGTACTCAGAGAAAGAGCCTATTTGCTGTTCTCATTCTTCTCGCTGCTCTTATGTGTCCTGCATATtccaaaaaaaggggggggggggcattatcTGTAATTAAATCAGATGCTGACAGATTTGTCACCTGTTTGCTCTCCACAGATGTCACTCTCACTGCAATGTCTTTCTCCAGGTCATGACCCTTAGAGTCTGACATTGCCAGGTTCTTGATTTCCAATTTGAATTCAACTCCCTGAAAAAATAAGAATCACTATTGAAAGGTGCAAACTTTTTTTACGTTTTGCTACAATAAAAAAGCCTTGAACTTACACCAGCTTATACAGTACTGTGGATACGACATCAATAAGTTTTTAGTTAACAATGCCATTGAAAAAATGCCCAATGACAGATGTGTGTATGCGTGAATTATTATTTCACTCAAAAACCAAAAGAATCAGGTAATAGAGGAGTCAGAGTGCTATAGTAAGTAGCGTGGCCTTgtctgaatttatttttaaaaaaaactaaaatgaaaacaaaaatacttttaaagctcCATTTAATACTAAAAGCCTTTTCTGTACTCACCTTCTTTAACTCTTTACTCATTTGGTTAGCTTCTGTCACCATGGGCATCAGCTTTATATAGTCATAAAACACAGCCAGTAGACTGGGGTCAGGCTGGTGTGGCCCTGTAGGGTTGTTATTGTtagctaaaactattaaaaataattttcattaattgaaataaagctgaaataaaagaaaatataaccATTAGATGAAAAGCCTAaacttaaacaaataaaataaagtaaatattaaaaaataaataaataaataaattacaaaaacagcaaaattactgaaaccaatattaaaatgaaacccaaaaatatcaaaataaaagcaaattcaaaagattaataaatactataatagtttaaaaaataactaaacactGAATGCATCTAAATTAGGCCAAACAAAGATATCTATatttacaaaaatgacatttcaatCTATTTCAAATCCAAACCCCACACGTGACGTACGGTGGCCCTGATCGTCACACAGAGACTGAATATGGAAGCCCTCGGCCGCTGCCAGCTCAGACTGGAAGTAATCATAATCATAACGACTCCAGTCCTCTCCTGAACGGTCCGAAGGGAAGCCAATAAACAGGTAAGTGCTGTTCGAACCCAAGACGAGTCGATCCTTCATCAAAAAAAGACAAAGGTTGTGTAACACTCAACTGATAACTTGATAACCCACACAGATCACCATTCTAAAAATATGCATCATGATGAATTGAGAAATGTATTTATCGTTAAAGTGTATTTAGCTCGTACGCATAATAAAACACACCAAATGCTGCAGCTCTATCCTCTTTGATACTGGCCCACCGTTCACAATGACTTTTGACCCGGCCACAGGAGTAATTGATACTCTCCTTTGCTGGTTTGAGAAAACAGCATGTTTGTCCTGAATTCTGAAAACAGGAAAACTAAATAGCAgctcacatttaaaataaaaaaagatacaatCTACATCATTTTTCTCATGCTTGACTTACCCTAAACCCCTGATGCAGAGCGATCTGGGGGAATTGTCCGTCAGACCAATATCCCATTCACCTtctcataacaaaaaaaaaaaacaatatgcacAAATATGCCCATGATATAACTGGTCTGACATCACAACTGTAAGACGAACTCACCTTCCTGAATGAAGAGCTTCACGACGCCAGACAGCTGAGCATCCTCATTGATGTTCATTATGTACGGATGCATCTGCATCATCCTTCGTTCCTAAAACAGAAAGAGATTCCCAAGATAGAGAATGAATGACTGCTGGAAGGGAACTGTTCATAACAGTGTTGTTATTTTTACCTACAACAACAACTAAATCTATTAGTTATAGTTTATAGGgggaaaaaatgtgtaaaatcttTAATTGTTTAAACTATTAATTCTCTGAGATCAGGTATCATTTTGAAGCCTTTTTGACATGGAATATCattgtgtatattttgtattcAGGAAGCCTTTAGATGATGATTTTGAaaagcatttacatttatcaATTTAGCTAAGTGATAGTGAATTCAGTGTatacatttgatcaaaatatatcTTCCCAGACATTGTTATTAGAAACCAGTTAAGTGTTTTAAATCTTACAGTCATACCATGTAAAAGAGCATCTTTGAGTACCTGTGTTATAGTTGCATACTGATTCTCCCAGTCTTTTAGGGCCTCTTGGAGATGTTGTTCCCACAACGTCTGAATGGCTCGAATCTGCAGCTCATTATGAGTCAACAATCGCCGTAGCTCTTCTACAACAGACAACAGGTAGAGTTACACGAAATGACCTTGCATTTTAAGTTTCTTTGTATTTCTATCACTTTACATACTCGTCTCATCATCAGCTTTACGGCCTTCTTGGCCCAGTCGGCTTAGTCTCAGAAGTAGTTTTGCATTTTCTGCCTTGAGTTCCTTCACTAGTCGTTCTGTGGGACTTTCATTAACCACGGCTTTATTCTGGATCCGCTTGGCCCTGAAAAGAGCGACAAAGTGTCCCGTGCAATATATTACGTATATTAGCCTGACGCAAAAAACTAACGTGGTCTATATCCAGCAGAGAATTTGTATAAACAGTAATGACTAAATGTGACTTTTAATGTAAGAACCCACCTCTCTGCATATCGAAG
The sequence above is drawn from the Carassius carassius chromosome 31, fCarCar2.1, whole genome shotgun sequence genome and encodes:
- the kif28 gene encoding kinesin-like protein KIF28; this encodes MRARGMEMASKDCVQVAVRVRPFNKLFLIQRERDAGSRCIISITSNNISIQDPRNPQNSRTFTFDYTYWSHSGFSRNKDGLFVSEETCGRYADQASVFLDLGQGIHDNALQGYNATLLAYGQTGSGKSYSMVGYGPNKGLIPTLCDRLFQSIKSMQDSRQCQVFFSMLEIYNEQVLDLLSKTSRSAGGLRVREDQQRGFYVEGLRRVPCDCAAQVEQLMEQGTRTRTTVATHMNANSSRSHMLIIIQLKQIFSKECITKQSNIYLVDLAGSERQRSSGSEADRLKEGTAINLSLTTLGNVISALADMALGKKVVHIPYRDSVLTKLLQSALGGNSRTVMIATLSPADICYEESLSTLRYAERAKRIQNKAVVNESPTERLVKELKAENAKLLLRLSRLGQEGRKADDETKELRRLLTHNELQIRAIQTLWEQHLQEALKDWENQYATITQERRMMQMHPYIMNINEDAQLSGVVKLFIQEGEWDIGLTDNSPRSLCIRGLGIQDKHAVFSNQQRRVSITPVAGSKVIVNGGPVSKRIELQHLDRLVLGSNSTYLFIGFPSDRSGEDWSRYDYDYFQSELAAAEGFHIQSLCDDQGHRPHQPDPSLLAVFYDYIKLMPMVTEANQMSKELKKGVEFKLEIKNLAMSDSKGHDLEKDIAVRVTSVESKQVWMWSKAKFVNRKFLMEEVYQQQVVGGEGADRAPLPRDRDPFWDPLEPLHLGSAHLWLQSLAFRIPLEEQVELVGPEGTEEAILQTQLVPCSPTGLPLGEDDILIDPSELLGKRLDFQLVLDQCCGLRWVKEVRNRGVQIGFQVFDCPQPLYTPAVWHNVNPLLDHRIQFTALRTSQELLNFLQTNALVLELWGLQEGCSELVSSMDGVKMTQEDSIIIDKINASEQLTAETGGSDLSSSLRALHQDLEQLRNSNAALKKENSALREQLNSARNGVENNRSRQERRGSLRPSCDAEFAKALKVFYHSMTSVRGQLQRLRRHKPSEESDLLGLRLFVDEHTYLLKDFFEQLEQCVTTLKQDVAAIVRRKREKSGIWS